A region from the Nocardioides exalbidus genome encodes:
- the ftsY gene encoding signal recognition particle-docking protein FtsY, giving the protein MGDWIYLIVAIAVVGVITLAGLLTAGRRRKTDLPSGGAADVIAPPPTEGETATEVAPEPALDTAEPVVEEPPTIERPEGTASRLVRLRQRLSRSQGGLGKGLLALLSRDRLDEDTWEAIEDTLLTADIGVAPTQALVEQLRTRLRVEGGQTPDARAVLREELVALVGPDMDRRIQVTGTDGKPGVVLVVGVNGAGKTTTVGKIARILVAEDLKVTLGAADTFRAAAVDQLATWGERVGVEVVRGPEGGDPASVAFEAVKRGIDDGVDTVLVDTAGRLQNKAGLMDELGKIKRVVEKQAPVTEVLLVLDATTGQNGLIQARVFSEIVDVTGIVLTKLDGSAKGGIVVQVQRELGVPVKLVGLGEGADDMAPFDANAFVDALLG; this is encoded by the coding sequence ATGGGTGACTGGATCTATCTCATCGTCGCGATCGCGGTCGTCGGCGTCATCACGCTCGCCGGACTGCTGACCGCCGGGCGCCGCCGCAAGACCGACCTGCCGTCGGGCGGAGCCGCCGACGTCATCGCGCCGCCCCCGACCGAGGGCGAGACCGCGACCGAGGTGGCCCCGGAGCCCGCCCTCGACACGGCCGAGCCCGTTGTCGAGGAGCCGCCGACGATCGAGAGGCCGGAGGGCACGGCGTCGCGGCTGGTGCGGCTGCGCCAGCGGCTCTCGCGCTCGCAGGGCGGCCTCGGCAAGGGCCTGCTGGCCCTCCTGAGCCGCGACCGGCTCGACGAGGACACCTGGGAGGCGATCGAGGACACCCTCCTCACGGCCGACATCGGGGTCGCGCCGACCCAGGCGCTGGTCGAGCAGCTGCGCACCCGGCTGCGGGTCGAGGGCGGCCAGACCCCCGACGCCCGCGCGGTGCTGCGCGAGGAGCTCGTGGCACTGGTCGGTCCCGACATGGACCGCCGCATCCAGGTCACCGGCACGGACGGCAAGCCGGGAGTCGTGCTCGTCGTCGGCGTCAACGGCGCCGGCAAGACCACTACCGTCGGCAAGATCGCGCGAATCCTCGTCGCCGAGGACCTCAAGGTCACCCTCGGTGCGGCCGACACCTTCCGGGCGGCCGCCGTCGACCAGCTCGCCACGTGGGGCGAGCGCGTCGGCGTCGAGGTCGTCCGCGGCCCCGAGGGCGGCGACCCGGCCAGCGTCGCGTTCGAGGCGGTCAAGCGCGGGATCGACGACGGTGTCGACACCGTCCTGGTCGACACGGCGGGACGCCTGCAGAACAAGGCCGGGCTGATGGACGAGCTCGGCAAGATCAAGCGCGTCGTGGAGAAGCAGGCCCCGGTCACCGAGGTGCTCCTCGTCCTCGACGCCACCACCGGTCAGAACGGCCTGATCCAGGCCCGCGTCTTCAGCGAGATCGTCGACGTCACCGGCATCGTGCTCACCAAGCTCGACGGGTCGGCCAAGGGCGGGATCGTGGTCCAGGTCCAGCGCGAGCTGGGCGTGCCGGTCAAGCTCGTCGGCCTCGGCGAGGGTGCCGACGACATGGCGCCCTTCGACGCGAACGCCTTCGTCGACGCGCTCCTCGGCTGA
- a CDS encoding methyltransferase domain-containing protein, whose protein sequence is MTGARQDLVRGYCAACGSTVSRAFRPGPDGRPDAVCPRCGSLERHRFLSLLLGVLAPDLRDLDTVVEIAPSRQSKVLLDRVEARRRISLDAGYDAREVDALASLTQLPLRDGSVDLLVCYHVLEHVPDDCAAMREIARVLSPRGIALLEVPIRTGVVTEEDPSATPDERIRRFGQRDHVRWYGDDFDTRLSAAGLSSLRVTPPALVGEAAVAWFRLMPHEVVWVVHPGSVCVSPMLAGGSGSGLTAAFDAVLADLDRTRDLLGRARARADRLAAQRDSLRARLAEVSAPQGHHVAGVLTRLRRATHL, encoded by the coding sequence GTGACCGGCGCCCGCCAGGACCTCGTGCGGGGCTACTGCGCGGCCTGCGGCAGCACCGTGTCACGGGCCTTCCGGCCGGGGCCCGACGGTCGGCCCGACGCCGTCTGCCCGCGCTGCGGGAGCCTGGAGCGGCACCGCTTCCTGTCCCTCCTCCTCGGCGTGCTGGCTCCGGACCTGCGTGACCTCGACACGGTCGTCGAGATCGCCCCGTCGCGGCAGTCGAAGGTGCTGCTCGACCGGGTCGAGGCGCGCCGGCGGATCAGCCTCGACGCCGGCTACGACGCCCGCGAGGTCGACGCCCTCGCCAGCCTGACCCAGCTCCCGCTGCGCGACGGCTCGGTGGACCTGCTGGTCTGCTACCACGTGCTGGAGCACGTGCCGGACGACTGCGCCGCGATGCGCGAGATCGCCCGCGTCCTCAGCCCGCGTGGCATCGCGCTGCTCGAGGTGCCGATCAGGACGGGCGTGGTGACCGAGGAGGACCCGTCGGCCACGCCCGACGAGCGCATCCGGCGCTTCGGCCAGCGCGACCACGTGCGGTGGTACGGCGACGACTTCGACACACGGCTCTCGGCGGCCGGGCTGTCCTCGTTGCGGGTGACGCCACCGGCGCTGGTGGGGGAGGCCGCCGTGGCGTGGTTCCGGCTCATGCCCCACGAGGTCGTCTGGGTGGTCCACCCGGGCAGCGTGTGCGTCTCCCCGATGCTGGCCGGCGGAAGCGGGTCGGGGCTCACGGCCGCCTTCGACGCCGTCCTGGCCGACCTCGACCGCACGCGCGACCTGCTCGGACGGGCGCGCGCCCGAGCCGACCGGCTGGCCGCCCAGCGCGACTCGCTCCGGGCGCGACTGGCCGAGGTGAGCGCGCCGCAGGGCCACCACGTGGCCGGGGTGCTCACCCGGCTTCGGCGCGCCACGCACCTGTGA
- a CDS encoding acyl-CoA thioesterase has protein sequence MSTSRTPPTRSDYVSWRTATTRWRDDDAYGHLNNATYYELFDTAVNAYLYEATGLDVRALPQIGVVAETGCRYFREIGFPEPIEMGLVVDKVGTSSIVYRIGLFQGSSDQAAAEGRFVHVYVDNSRGAGDRPVTPMPDVVRAAVVRLLRPA, from the coding sequence ATGAGCACCTCGCGGACCCCTCCCACGCGCTCCGACTACGTCTCGTGGCGCACCGCCACCACCCGCTGGCGCGACGACGACGCCTACGGCCACCTCAACAACGCGACCTACTACGAGCTCTTCGACACCGCCGTCAACGCCTACCTCTACGAGGCGACCGGGCTCGACGTCCGCGCCCTCCCGCAGATCGGGGTCGTCGCCGAGACCGGGTGCCGCTACTTCCGCGAGATCGGCTTCCCCGAGCCGATCGAGATGGGCCTGGTCGTCGACAAGGTCGGGACGAGCTCGATCGTCTACCGGATCGGGTTGTTCCAGGGCTCGTCCGACCAGGCAGCGGCGGAGGGTCGCTTCGTCCACGTGTACGTCGACAACTCCCGCGGTGCCGGTGATCGGCCCGTGACTCCGATGCCCGACGTCGTCCGCGCGGCCGTCGTACGCCTCCTGCGTCCGGCCTGA
- the smc gene encoding chromosome segregation protein SMC, with amino-acid sequence MYLKSLTLKGFKSFASSTTMQLEPGITCIVGPNGSGKSNVVDALAWVMGEQGAKSLRGGKMEDVIFAGTSGRPPLGRAEVQLTIDNSDGALPIDYAEVTISRTMFRNGGSEYAINGNGCRLLDVQELLSDSGIGREMHVIVGQGQLDTILHATPEDRRGFIEEAAGVLKHRKRKEKALRKLDATDGNLTRLADLLSEIRRQLKPLGRQAEVARQAQTVQMDVRDARARLLADDLVTARTSLESEMADETLLKERREQVEAEVTAGREQEARLEATLRDDLPRLAAAQETWFALSGLKERLRGTGSLADERIRNAAGAADGDTVDSGRDPDDLEAQAERVRQQEAEIAEQVEQHRVTLDEAVVAKRGAEEAAVAEDKRIVGLQRAAADRREGLARLTGQVNVLKSRSEAADAEIQRLTDAREDALTRAERAQRDFTTLETKVAGLDAGEEGLDSEHEEAVAALDEVEERLAKTREDAQQADRDRAGLVARRDALEIGLNRKDGAGALLAATDTVGGLLGSVAALLDVEHGYETAVAAALGTAADAVVVADSHAAVAAIGHLKADDLGRAGLLLGGAPAVDRDWPTLPDGIRWAVDAVSAPDDVRPALVRLLHQVAVVDDLPAARRLVADLPGVVAVTREGDLLGSHFAAGGSTSQPSLIEVQAAVDEATEQLAEATSRTERLGFEISGLEAARHDALKRVDVALAKLHESDATLAAVAEELGQYGSQARAAKGEAERLERSIATAGEAREADLAGLADLEARLAAAEDVTDEEPDTTERERLAEAAREARQGEMDARLALRTAEERARALNGRADSLLRAAQAERDSRARAAERRERLIREGRAAQAVGAAVRVVLHELERSVMQAADERAAVEESRRGSEEQLMRVRTTLRDLGRELDELVSSVHRDEMARTQQKMRIEQLEERALEELGMDPDGLVSDYGPETLVPFTGEVPDGEEAPEPTAYVREEQVKRLRTAERALSMLGRVNPLALEEFSAMEERHKFLTEQLEDLKRTRKDLLDIVREVDTRVEQVFTEAYADVEKAFDQTFARLFPGGEGRLVLTNPGDMLATGVEVEARPPGKKVKRLSLLSGGERSLVAVAFLVALFKARPSPFYILDEVEAALDDTNLGRLLEIYEELRENSQLLVITHQKRTMEVGDALYGVTMRGDGVSAVISQRLRDAESA; translated from the coding sequence TTGTACCTGAAGAGCCTGACCCTCAAGGGGTTCAAGTCCTTCGCGTCCTCGACGACGATGCAGCTCGAGCCGGGCATCACGTGCATCGTCGGGCCCAACGGCTCGGGCAAGTCCAACGTCGTCGACGCCCTCGCCTGGGTGATGGGTGAGCAGGGCGCCAAGAGCCTGCGCGGCGGCAAGATGGAGGACGTCATCTTCGCTGGCACGTCCGGGCGTCCGCCGCTGGGTCGCGCCGAGGTGCAGCTGACCATCGACAACTCCGACGGCGCGCTGCCGATCGACTACGCCGAGGTCACGATCAGCCGCACGATGTTCCGCAACGGCGGCTCGGAGTACGCCATCAACGGCAACGGCTGCCGCCTGCTCGACGTCCAGGAGCTGCTGAGCGACTCCGGCATCGGCCGCGAGATGCACGTGATCGTCGGCCAGGGCCAGCTCGACACGATCCTGCACGCCACCCCGGAGGACCGGCGCGGGTTCATCGAGGAGGCCGCCGGCGTCCTCAAGCACCGCAAGCGCAAGGAGAAGGCGCTCCGCAAGCTCGACGCCACCGACGGGAACCTCACCCGGCTGGCCGACCTGCTCTCCGAGATCCGGCGCCAGCTCAAGCCGCTCGGCCGCCAGGCCGAGGTCGCGCGCCAGGCACAGACCGTCCAGATGGACGTCCGCGACGCGCGGGCGCGGCTCCTCGCCGACGACCTCGTGACGGCGCGCACATCGCTCGAGTCGGAGATGGCCGACGAGACGCTCCTCAAGGAGCGTCGCGAGCAGGTCGAGGCCGAGGTCACCGCGGGTCGCGAGCAGGAGGCGCGGCTCGAGGCCACGCTGCGCGACGACCTCCCGCGGCTCGCCGCTGCGCAGGAGACGTGGTTCGCGCTCTCCGGCCTCAAGGAGCGGCTGCGCGGCACGGGATCGCTCGCCGACGAGCGCATCCGCAACGCGGCGGGCGCTGCCGACGGCGACACCGTCGACTCGGGGCGCGACCCCGACGACCTCGAGGCGCAGGCCGAGCGGGTGCGCCAGCAGGAGGCCGAGATCGCCGAGCAGGTCGAGCAGCACCGCGTGACACTCGACGAGGCCGTGGTCGCCAAGCGGGGTGCCGAGGAGGCAGCGGTCGCGGAGGACAAGCGGATCGTCGGGCTCCAGCGCGCCGCCGCCGACCGTCGCGAGGGCCTGGCCAGGCTGACCGGCCAGGTCAACGTCCTGAAGTCGCGTTCCGAGGCGGCCGACGCGGAGATCCAGCGCCTCACCGACGCCCGCGAGGACGCCCTCACCCGCGCCGAGCGCGCGCAGCGAGACTTCACCACCCTGGAGACCAAGGTCGCCGGCCTCGACGCGGGCGAGGAGGGCCTCGACTCCGAGCACGAGGAGGCCGTCGCCGCGCTCGACGAGGTCGAGGAGAGGCTGGCGAAGACCCGTGAGGACGCGCAGCAGGCCGACCGCGACCGCGCCGGGCTCGTCGCCCGCCGTGACGCCCTGGAGATCGGCCTCAACCGCAAGGACGGCGCCGGCGCCCTGCTGGCCGCGACCGACACGGTCGGCGGCCTCCTCGGCTCCGTCGCCGCGCTCCTCGACGTCGAGCACGGCTACGAGACCGCGGTCGCCGCCGCCCTCGGCACGGCCGCCGACGCCGTGGTCGTCGCCGACTCCCACGCGGCGGTGGCGGCGATCGGCCACCTCAAGGCCGACGACCTCGGTCGGGCCGGGCTGCTGCTCGGCGGCGCGCCCGCCGTCGACCGTGACTGGCCGACGCTGCCCGACGGCATCCGCTGGGCCGTCGACGCGGTGTCCGCGCCCGACGACGTACGACCGGCGCTGGTGCGGCTGCTCCACCAGGTCGCGGTCGTCGACGACCTCCCGGCCGCCCGCCGGCTGGTCGCAGACCTGCCCGGCGTCGTCGCCGTCACCCGCGAGGGCGACCTCCTCGGCTCGCACTTCGCCGCCGGTGGCTCCACCAGCCAGCCGAGCCTGATCGAGGTGCAGGCGGCCGTCGACGAGGCGACCGAGCAGCTCGCCGAGGCCACGTCCCGGACCGAGCGGCTCGGCTTCGAGATCTCCGGACTCGAGGCCGCCCGCCACGACGCCCTCAAGCGCGTCGACGTCGCGCTCGCCAAGCTGCACGAGTCCGACGCGACCCTGGCCGCGGTGGCCGAGGAGCTCGGCCAGTACGGCTCCCAGGCCCGGGCCGCCAAGGGCGAGGCGGAGCGGCTGGAGCGTTCGATCGCCACGGCAGGGGAGGCCCGCGAGGCCGACCTCGCCGGCCTCGCCGACCTCGAGGCCCGCCTCGCCGCGGCCGAGGACGTCACCGACGAGGAGCCCGACACCACTGAGCGTGAGCGGCTCGCCGAGGCGGCCCGCGAGGCCCGGCAGGGCGAGATGGACGCCCGCCTCGCGCTGCGCACCGCCGAGGAGCGCGCCCGCGCCCTCAACGGCCGCGCCGACTCCCTGCTGCGCGCCGCCCAGGCCGAGCGCGACTCCCGGGCGCGCGCGGCCGAGCGCCGCGAGCGGCTGATCCGGGAGGGTCGCGCCGCGCAGGCGGTCGGGGCCGCCGTCCGGGTCGTGCTCCACGAGCTCGAGCGCTCCGTCATGCAGGCCGCCGACGAGCGGGCCGCCGTCGAGGAGTCGCGCCGGGGCAGCGAGGAGCAGCTCATGAGGGTGCGCACCACGCTGCGCGACCTCGGCCGTGAGCTCGACGAGCTGGTCAGCTCCGTGCACCGCGACGAGATGGCCCGCACCCAGCAGAAGATGCGCATCGAGCAGCTCGAGGAGCGTGCGCTCGAGGAGCTCGGCATGGACCCCGACGGGCTGGTGTCCGACTACGGACCCGAGACGCTCGTCCCCTTCACCGGCGAGGTGCCCGACGGCGAGGAGGCGCCCGAGCCGACGGCCTACGTCCGCGAGGAGCAGGTCAAGCGGCTGCGCACCGCCGAGCGCGCCCTCTCGATGCTCGGGCGGGTCAACCCGCTCGCGCTCGAGGAGTTCTCCGCGATGGAGGAGCGGCACAAGTTCCTCACCGAGCAGCTCGAGGACCTCAAGCGCACCCGCAAGGACCTCCTCGACATCGTGCGCGAGGTCGACACGCGCGTCGAGCAGGTCTTCACCGAGGCCTACGCCGACGTCGAGAAGGCCTTCGACCAGACCTTCGCGCGCCTCTTCCCGGGCGGCGAGGGTCGGCTCGTGCTCACCAACCCGGGCGACATGCTCGCCACGGGCGTCGAGGTCGAGGCGCGTCCGCCCGGCAAGAAGGTCAAGCGGCTCTCCCTGCTCTCCGGCGGCGAGCGCTCGCTGGTGGCGGTGGCGTTCCTCGTCGCGCTCTTCAAGGCCCGGCCCTCGCCCTTCTACATCCTCGACGAGGTGGAGGCCGCGCTCGACGACACCAACCTCGGGCGCCTGCTGGAGATCTACGAGGAGCTGCGCGAGAACTCCCAGCTCCTGGTGATCACCCACCAGAAGCGCACGATGGAGGTGGGCGACGCGCTCTACGGCGTCACGATGCGTGGCGACGGCGTCTCTGCCGTCATCAGCCAGCGGCTGCGCGACGCCGAGTCGGCGTGA
- a CDS encoding pyridoxal-phosphate-dependent aminotransferase family protein, whose product MIRERHLFGPGPSNPYPEATRALASPLLGHLDPEFLRIMDETCEMLRTVWGTTNARTLPLSATGSAGMEAAFVNTVHPGDVVVVAVNGLFGQRMTDVAARCGAEVVAVEHEWGQPVDVDRVLSAHPSPAIIAAVHAETSTGVRSDVAALGAGKGDALLLVDAVTSIAGIELRADDWGIDIGYAGTQKCLGVAPGLAPFTIDDRAFERRVEKPRSWYLDLGMLGGYVGEASAKGGQRTYHHTAPTAMVASLHAGLTRILDEGLDAVHARHQEAGDALQAGLQEMGLELFAAEGSRLPELTTVKVPDGVDSAAVRKELLERFDLEIGAGAGAYAASVWRIGLMGRNARPDAVLLVLAALKDVLGR is encoded by the coding sequence ATGATCCGCGAGCGCCACCTCTTCGGTCCCGGCCCGTCGAACCCCTACCCGGAGGCCACGCGAGCCCTGGCCTCGCCGCTGCTGGGGCACCTCGACCCGGAGTTCCTCCGGATCATGGACGAGACCTGCGAGATGCTCCGCACCGTCTGGGGCACCACCAACGCACGCACCCTGCCGCTCAGCGCGACCGGTTCGGCCGGCATGGAGGCGGCCTTCGTCAACACCGTCCACCCGGGCGACGTCGTGGTCGTCGCGGTCAACGGGCTCTTCGGCCAGCGGATGACTGACGTGGCGGCGCGCTGCGGGGCCGAGGTCGTCGCGGTGGAGCACGAGTGGGGGCAGCCGGTCGACGTCGACCGCGTTCTCTCGGCCCACCCGTCGCCGGCGATCATCGCGGCCGTCCACGCCGAGACCTCGACCGGCGTCCGCTCGGACGTCGCCGCGCTCGGCGCCGGCAAGGGCGACGCCCTCCTGCTCGTCGACGCGGTCACCTCGATCGCCGGCATCGAGCTGCGCGCCGACGACTGGGGCATCGACATCGGCTACGCGGGCACCCAGAAGTGCCTCGGCGTCGCCCCCGGCCTCGCGCCCTTCACGATCGACGACCGGGCGTTCGAGCGCCGCGTCGAGAAGCCGCGGTCGTGGTACCTCGACCTGGGCATGCTCGGTGGCTACGTCGGAGAGGCCAGCGCCAAGGGCGGACAGCGGACCTACCACCACACCGCGCCGACTGCGATGGTCGCGAGCCTGCACGCCGGGCTCACCCGGATCCTCGACGAGGGCCTCGACGCGGTGCACGCGCGCCACCAGGAGGCGGGCGACGCGCTCCAGGCCGGTCTGCAGGAGATGGGGCTCGAGCTGTTCGCCGCCGAGGGCAGCCGGCTTCCGGAGCTGACCACGGTCAAGGTGCCCGACGGGGTCGACTCGGCGGCCGTCCGCAAGGAGCTCCTGGAGCGCTTCGACCTCGAGATCGGCGCCGGCGCCGGGGCATACGCCGCCAGCGTCTGGCGGATCGGGCTGATGGGCCGCAACGCCCGCCCCGACGCCGTGCTCCTCGTGCTCGCCGCGCTGAAGGACGTCCTCGGCCGCTGA
- a CDS encoding FAD-binding oxidoreductase — MEALAELVESLPAGVVATDPATVATYRFDWSKDTGAGTPVAVVRAEDAGQVQTAVRWAARHRVPVVPRGAGSGLSGGASAVDGGIVLSLERMRAIEIDADCQVAVVEPGALNAEVKAASRQHGLWYPPDPSSFEICSIGGNVATNAGGLCCVKYGVTTDYVLGLDVVLADGTLVTLGGKRIKDVAGLSLLKLFVGSEGTLGIVTRAILRLVPVPLPPATLVASFGSVVDAARAVVDVRRTLRPSMMELMDRASINAVEDFSPRGLDRAAGALLVVQSDAPGDARVAEIAVVEAACLAAGASEVVVTDDPAEGEMFVEARRMAFPAVEARGALLLEDVGAPVPLLPDLLAAVAAIAVEHDVEIPTVAHAGDGNTHPIIVYDAADPDSERRARLAFDDILRAAIRLGGTITGEHGVGRTKKGALPEQLGEDVMALSRRVKDALDPAGILNPGAVL; from the coding sequence ATGGAAGCGCTCGCTGAGCTCGTCGAGTCCCTGCCCGCCGGCGTGGTCGCCACCGACCCGGCCACCGTCGCCACCTACCGCTTCGACTGGTCGAAGGACACCGGCGCCGGCACGCCGGTGGCCGTGGTCCGGGCCGAGGACGCCGGCCAGGTGCAGACCGCGGTCCGGTGGGCCGCGCGGCACCGGGTGCCCGTCGTCCCGCGGGGCGCGGGCTCGGGGCTGTCGGGCGGCGCCAGTGCGGTCGACGGCGGGATCGTGCTCAGCCTCGAGCGGATGCGGGCGATCGAGATCGACGCCGACTGCCAGGTCGCCGTGGTCGAGCCGGGCGCCCTCAACGCCGAGGTGAAGGCCGCGTCGAGGCAGCACGGCCTCTGGTACCCGCCCGACCCGTCGTCCTTCGAGATCTGCTCGATCGGCGGCAACGTCGCGACCAACGCCGGCGGCCTGTGCTGCGTGAAGTACGGCGTCACCACCGACTACGTGCTCGGCCTCGACGTCGTGCTCGCCGACGGCACGCTCGTCACCCTCGGCGGCAAGCGCATCAAGGACGTCGCCGGGCTCTCGCTGCTCAAGCTCTTCGTCGGGTCCGAGGGCACGCTCGGCATCGTCACGAGGGCGATCCTGCGGCTGGTCCCGGTGCCGCTCCCGCCCGCGACCCTGGTCGCCTCCTTCGGCTCGGTGGTCGACGCGGCGCGGGCCGTGGTCGACGTACGACGCACGCTGCGGCCGTCGATGATGGAGCTGATGGACCGGGCGTCGATCAACGCGGTCGAGGACTTCTCGCCGCGCGGGCTCGATCGCGCCGCAGGTGCCCTGCTGGTCGTGCAGTCCGACGCGCCGGGTGACGCGCGGGTCGCGGAGATCGCCGTGGTGGAGGCGGCCTGCCTGGCGGCGGGTGCGTCCGAGGTCGTCGTGACCGACGACCCGGCTGAGGGGGAGATGTTCGTCGAGGCACGGCGGATGGCCTTCCCCGCCGTCGAGGCGCGCGGGGCGCTGCTGCTGGAGGACGTGGGCGCTCCGGTCCCGCTGCTGCCGGACCTGCTCGCCGCGGTCGCAGCCATCGCGGTCGAGCACGACGTCGAGATCCCCACCGTCGCCCACGCCGGCGACGGCAACACCCATCCGATCATCGTCTACGACGCCGCGGACCCCGACTCCGAGCGGCGGGCGCGACTGGCCTTCGACGACATCCTGCGCGCGGCGATCCGGCTCGGCGGGACGATCACCGGCGAGCACGGCGTCGGCCGGACGAAGAAGGGCGCGCTGCCCGAGCAGCTCGGCGAGGACGTGATGGCGCTGAGCCGCCGGGTCAAGGACGCGCTCGACCCGGCCGGGATCCTCAACCCGGGTGCCGTCCTGTGA
- a CDS encoding MFS transporter, which produces MSRIVETVFPARLGRGFRWLVGSSWVTNLGDGMMIAAGPLLVASQTRNPVLVSGAMLALTLPWLMFGLFAGALADRLDRRRVIMTANAVRGLVLAGLSVVIVTGHVNIAIVLVGMVALGTAETFVDATSGTLTPMLVDKRDLGIANSRLMAGMITGNQLVGPAIGALLFAAGMALPFMVTVVCIALGIVLVSRIGTPPGAVREDVDTHIRKDIAEGVRWLMGNPPVRTLAFIIVVFNVTWAAPWAVLVLWALERVGIGEAGFGLLTTASALGGLVGTFAYGWLEKKVPLASLMRAVLLAEVLFHLAMALTTTPWTAYPLMFFFGAYAFVWGTLSMAVRQRAVPRELQGRVGSVYMICVQGGVLVGSLLGGVIAHYWGLTAPWWFAFVGAGVTLALVWRSLGHIAHADADAGAGTDAVPAS; this is translated from the coding sequence GTGAGCAGGATCGTCGAGACCGTCTTCCCGGCCCGTCTCGGCCGTGGCTTCCGCTGGCTCGTCGGGTCGTCGTGGGTGACCAACCTCGGCGACGGCATGATGATCGCGGCAGGCCCGCTGCTCGTGGCCTCGCAGACCCGCAACCCGGTGCTCGTCTCGGGAGCGATGCTGGCCCTGACCCTGCCGTGGCTGATGTTCGGGCTCTTCGCCGGGGCGCTCGCCGACCGGCTCGACCGGCGGCGCGTGATCATGACCGCCAACGCCGTGCGCGGACTCGTGCTCGCGGGCCTGTCCGTCGTGATCGTCACCGGGCACGTCAACATCGCGATCGTCCTCGTCGGCATGGTCGCCCTCGGCACCGCCGAGACCTTCGTCGACGCGACCTCCGGCACGCTCACGCCGATGCTCGTCGACAAGCGCGACCTCGGCATCGCCAACTCACGCCTCATGGCCGGCATGATCACCGGCAACCAGCTCGTCGGCCCCGCGATCGGCGCCCTGCTCTTCGCGGCCGGGATGGCCCTGCCGTTCATGGTGACGGTCGTCTGCATCGCCCTCGGCATCGTGCTCGTGTCGCGGATCGGCACGCCGCCGGGCGCGGTCCGCGAGGACGTCGACACCCACATCCGCAAGGACATCGCGGAGGGCGTGCGCTGGCTGATGGGCAACCCGCCGGTGCGCACGCTCGCCTTCATCATCGTCGTCTTCAACGTGACGTGGGCTGCTCCCTGGGCGGTGCTGGTGCTCTGGGCCCTGGAGCGGGTGGGGATCGGCGAGGCCGGTTTCGGCCTGCTGACGACGGCGTCGGCGCTGGGCGGGCTGGTGGGCACCTTCGCCTACGGCTGGCTGGAGAAGAAGGTGCCGCTCGCGTCGCTGATGCGCGCGGTGCTGCTCGCCGAGGTGCTCTTCCACCTCGCGATGGCGCTCACCACCACGCCGTGGACGGCGTACCCCCTCATGTTCTTCTTCGGCGCCTACGCCTTCGTCTGGGGCACGCTCTCGATGGCCGTGCGCCAGCGCGCGGTGCCGCGGGAGTTGCAGGGGCGTGTCGGCTCGGTCTACATGATCTGCGTCCAGGGTGGGGTGCTCGTGGGCTCGCTGCTCGGCGGCGTGATCGCGCACTACTGGGGCCTCACGGCACCGTGGTGGTTCGCGTTCGTCGGCGCCGGGGTGACGCTGGCGCTGGTGTGGCGCTCCCTCGGCCACATCGCGCACGCCGACGCCGACGCGGGCGCCGGCACGGACGCAGTGCCTGCCTCCTAG
- the mutM gene encoding bifunctional DNA-formamidopyrimidine glycosylase/DNA-(apurinic or apyrimidinic site) lyase yields the protein MPELPEVEVVRAGLERHVVGSTIAAVEVLHPRPVRRDHRGSTGFVAALTGQRISAVRRRGKYFWLALANGDALLGHLGMSGQMLLYEPGAPDERHLRVRFTLATPDGRALEMRFVDQRMFGGLAVSEGGADLPTEIVHIARDPIDPLFDDEEFVRRARRRTSGIKRLLLDQGLISGVGNIYADESLWRARLHGERPGDRLTGPVLRELLGHVRDVMGEALAQGGTSFDALYVNVNGESGYFDRSLDAYGQEGEPCRRCGTPIRRVAFMNRSSYFCPRCQRPPRVVKQH from the coding sequence GTGCCCGAGCTCCCCGAGGTCGAGGTCGTCCGCGCCGGCCTCGAGCGCCACGTCGTCGGCAGCACCATCGCCGCCGTGGAGGTGCTGCACCCGCGCCCCGTGCGCCGTGACCACCGCGGCTCCACCGGGTTCGTCGCCGCCCTCACCGGCCAGCGCATCAGCGCCGTGCGCCGACGCGGCAAGTACTTCTGGCTCGCCCTGGCCAACGGCGACGCCCTGCTCGGCCACCTCGGCATGAGCGGCCAGATGCTCCTTTACGAGCCCGGCGCACCCGACGAGCGCCACCTGCGGGTGCGCTTCACGCTGGCCACGCCCGACGGACGCGCGCTCGAGATGCGCTTCGTCGACCAGCGGATGTTCGGCGGCCTCGCCGTCTCGGAGGGCGGTGCCGACCTCCCCACCGAGATCGTGCACATCGCCCGCGACCCGATCGACCCGCTGTTCGACGACGAGGAGTTCGTGCGCCGCGCCCGTCGTCGTACGTCCGGCATCAAGCGGCTGCTCCTCGACCAGGGGCTGATCTCCGGCGTCGGCAACATCTATGCCGACGAGTCGCTGTGGCGCGCCCGGCTGCACGGCGAGCGACCGGGGGACCGGCTCACCGGGCCCGTGCTCCGCGAGCTGCTCGGCCACGTCCGCGACGTGATGGGCGAGGCGCTCGCGCAGGGCGGCACGTCGTTCGACGCGCTCTACGTCAACGTCAACGGGGAGTCCGGCTACTTCGACCGCTCCCTCGACGCCTACGGGCAGGAGGGCGAGCCGTGCCGACGCTGCGGCACGCCGATCCGGCGGGTGGCGTTCATGAACCGTTCGTCCTACTTCTGCCCACGCTGCCAGCGCCCGCCGCGCGTCGTGAAGCAGCATTGA